GAAAGCGTACCTTGCCATACATGACATAGTCAAAGTCGCTGGAGAGGTCGTTGCGTCCGACCTGGTCGTTGCGCCATGCGTCGTGgtctgcagcggcgtctGCCTCGGTATCCCCTttgtcgcggcgcagcgagtTGACCAGCTGAAACGTGAGCTGCTGGCCGACGTGCACGGGGTAAACTTCGGTCATGATATCGAGCGAGAGGTTCATGTCGAGGGTCGGCGAGTTGGCAATAATGCGCGACACTGGAATAAGTATACCGTGCACATACCGCGATCAAAACGCTTGCCGTCCGGGTCGATCGCCTTGACCACAAACTGCGTGTCGAACAGGTTATTGGAGCTCATCGTCGCTCGCAAAGACACGCGGTCGCTCGCCTTCTTTTCAAGCACGTGACGGTGACCGTGCGCCACCATGTACAATTTCACGCCGGCGGCGAAAGACGGTGCAAGTTCGCTGGCGTGGTACACCGATATCCTTCAAAAGCTGCAGGGCCGAGGGGAATGGACGAATGTGCAGGAGATCTCTTTGCTGGAGCCGTACCGCTATTTGGATACACAACCCGGCAAGGAaattcgcgcgcgtcttaTCGACGCCTTCCAAGTATGGCTCGGCGTCCCCCCTGAAGAACTCGAGCTTATCACGGACGTGATACGGCGGCTGCACACTGCGAGTCTGCTGGTCGACGATATAGAGGATAGTTCGGATTTACGGCGTGGCGTACCGACCGCACACACCATTTATGGCGTGCCGCAAACGATCAATGCAGCCAACTATGTCTACTTTCAAGTgtttgcgcgcttggcatcgACACACCCTGACACGCTCGCGATGGTGACCAATGAGCTGGTTTGCCTGCACAGGGGCCAGGGACTGGATTTGTTCTGGCGCGACAGTCTCTTGTGCCCTGCAGAGCACGAGTATGTCGACATGGTGATCAACAAGACCGGTGGCCTCTTCCGCATCGCGATCAAACTCATGCAGGCGCTTAGTCCCTTGTCGGAAAAGGTTGATTATGTGCCGCTGGCCAATTTGATCGGTCTCCTCTTCCAGATACGCGACGACTATATGAATTTACAAAGCACGGTGCTTTTGGAGAACAAGGGGTTCTGCGAAGACTTGACCGAGGGCAAGTTTTCCTTCCCCGTGATCCATGCCATCAGTTCAGGGACACAGAGCGAGCGGATATTGCTGCATATTTTAAAGCAGCGCACTACTAGCGTGGAAAAGAAGGAGTACGCCGTGCGGCACATCGAGGCATGCGGAAGCTTTGCAT
This is a stretch of genomic DNA from Malassezia vespertilionis chromosome 1, complete sequence. It encodes these proteins:
- the RPB8 gene encoding DNA-directed RNA polymerases I, II, and III subunit RPABC3 (EggNog:ENOG503P46H; COG:K; BUSCO:EOG092652ZZ), which translates into the protein MSSNNLFDTQFVVKAIDPDGKRFDRVSRIIANSPTLDMNLSLDIMTEVYPVHVGQQLTFQLVNSLRRDKGDTEADAAADHDAWRNDQVGRNDLSSDFDYVMYGKVFKYDERSTEQVTVYASFGGLLMALTGSFRHLSKITVGANVYLLVR
- a CDS encoding uncharacterized protein (EggNog:ENOG503NVHG; COG:H) yields the protein MYNFTPAAKDGASSLAWYTDILQKLQGRGEWTNVQEISLLEPYRYLDTQPGKEIRARLIDAFQVWLGVPPEELELITDVIRRLHTASLLVDDIEDSSDLRRGVPTAHTIYGVPQTINAANYVYFQVFARLASTHPDTLAMVTNELVCLHRGQGLDLFWRDSLLCPAEHEYVDMVINKTGGLFRIAIKLMQALSPLSEKVDYVPLANLIGLLFQIRDDYMNLQSTVLLENKGFCEDLTEGKFSFPVIHAISSGTQSERILLHILKQRTTSVEKKEYAVRHIEACGSFAYTRQVLAVLDTQAREEVRRIESELGTPNPALLHILDALHIKD